Proteins from a single region of Primulina tabacum isolate GXHZ01 chromosome 5, ASM2559414v2, whole genome shotgun sequence:
- the LOC142545757 gene encoding E3 ubiquitin-protein ligase PRT6-like isoform X1, translating to MFRMEVESTAESIPPSNYGLILQRLSRLGVPDENLNHGQHGLVAYAKNNGFRVPQLVSAILPSGELEEGENVFRESLSWLQWLMFEGEPNVALEHLTKLSENERGVCGAVWENNDIAYRCRTCELDPTCAICVPCFENGNHKDHDYSVIYTGGGCCDCGDVTAWKREGFCSKHRGSEQIQPLPENFAKSMGPVMDLLLGYWKYKLQCGKRISEEIPRASDHAAELQKIADELTSVVVEMLLNFCTHSESLLSFISGRMYSSVGLLDALLRAESFMHDSVVGKLHELLLKLLGEPVFKYEFAKVFVRYYPMIVDEAIKESSDTVFKKYPLLSTFSVQILTVPTLTPRLVEEMNLMDMLLQCLENIFVACSRDDGRLQVSKWAPLYETSLHVVEDIRFVMSHAVVPKYLCNSRRDLIKTWMRLLASVQGMNAQNREMGNHIEEENENVHLPFVLCHSISNILSLLVVGAFLVSSNLDTREEKAYELVCEDQDSPRLAKVGRLSQESYISSITGKSSSDDSKTVDRFPVPSSALWLLHECLRSMENWLGLDNTVGTLGASSLKISNCSGNNFFALKRTLSKFRRGRYMFKSSGISYSELSTSSEAHDRQSNMGIGSECGASTGQEAVFDDNMLEAESISELKRLRVLSLSGWPDITFDVSSQEISINIPIHRLLSMVLRTALKICYGESISSSFLNAGSADQSLARSSDFLGQILEGCHPYGFSAFVMEHPLRIRVFCAEVHAGMWHRNGDTPILFSEWYRSVRWSEQGQELDLFLLQCCAALAPADLFVKRILERFELADYLSLNLEQPSEHKPTLVTEMLTLIIQIVKERRFCGLTTAECLQKELVYKLSIGDATRSQLVKSLPRDLAKIDKIQEILNTVAEYSHPSGMTQGTYRLLSPYWKELDLYHPRWNYRDLQVAEERYSRFCNVSALENQLPRWTKIYYPLRGLAKIATCRTLAEIVRAVLFYAVHSEKLVASRASDAVLLTGLHLLALALDVCRVHKESGDPLCSVGDVIPFLAFATEEVSTSNDGDQSILSLLVSLRRMHEKENAENFMEAVKFSISSLVSSLLNKFAELEPGCMTKLHKLAPESANHFINSVVNNSFKEAESTSESEKLKAKSRERQAAILERMRDQQSKFLESFNTSADDEMDGVKSEGEVCDSETKNQIQDSVQVSCSLCHDPKSRSPVSFLVLLQKSRLLSFVDKGPPSWEQVTQSGKEHVSSIPTTYNGILLANISDGSNVVSSSQLIDVVQSALNDLASLGQSAEVDCFLQFVKARFPSLKNVQLPCMSTDKVEGTPSSLETFEEHMYLLIKGSPSCSKNSDSPNKDGIFLASESDMERRGCAESLLLGKYIAALSKEPTDGPSASKITRSRSDRLQSEANTWHLEHDKFGPAGSDGIYVSSCGHAVHQGCLDRYLSSLRERYTRRIVFEGGHIVDPDQGEFLCPVCRGLANAVLPALPGDLRKIPQPSVVSTRNFMDVGYPSTSSEMVGSLRLQDALSLVQSAANVAGSNENLAAFPSRSVSVISNLEPILRLLCGVYYPGQDKILETGRVSNSLILWDTLRYSLISTEIAARSRKSSLSSNYSLGTLYRELNSSSGFILSLLMDSTQSIRTSNSLTVLLRLRGIQLCAKSLCYGASPNEYSSHLCQQGGSMLYILDNAEAEVQYPDTQLWRRLSEPVLACDAFSSLMWTLFCLPWPILSCKESYMSLVHAFYVVSVTQAILTYYRKKQGIISGLGCHDCLITDIDKAVGEYGEIVQCFDSYYVDATYGIYDSIRSLTFPYLRRCALLWKLINCSNSIPFNDGIQTWDGSQYAECANNPAKELPEVEKLEKMFCIPALGVIIADKKLRLTASRWLHHFSEALRFHKSQCLVRCTPPVPFRLMLLPHLYQDLLQRYIKKRCPDCGALKEEPALCLLCGKLCSPSWKTCCRETGCQTHAMACGAGIGVFLLIRRTTILLQRSARQAPWPSPYLDAFGEEDVEMHRGKPLFLNEERYAALTHMVASHGLDRSSKVLRQTTTGSFFLF from the exons ATGTTTCGGATGGAGGTTGAATCTACGGCGGAATCAATTCCTCCATCTAATTACGGTCTCATCCTTCAG AGGCTCTCACGGCTGGGAGTCCCGGATGAAAACTTGAATCATGGACAGCATGGTTTGGTGGCTTATGCTAAGAATAATGGATTTCGGGTACCACAGTTGGTATCTGCAATTTTGCCAAGTGGTGAGTTGGAGGAGGGTGAAAATGTGTTCCGTGAGAGCTTGAGTTGGTTGCAGTGGCTGATGTTTGAAGGTGAACCTAATGTGGCCTTAGAACACCTGACTAAATTGAGTGAAAATGAACGCGGTGTTTGTGGGGCTGTCTGGGAGAACAATGATATTGCATACCGCTGTCGGACGTGCGAGCTTGATCCAACATGTGCAATTTGCGTTCCTTGTTTTGAGAATGGAAACCATAAAGATCATGATTACTCTGTCATATATACAGGCGGAGGGTGCTGTGATTGTGGAGATGTTACTGCATGGAAACGGGAAGGATTTTGCTCCAAGCACAGAGGTTCAGAACAGATACAACCCCTTCCTGAGAACTTTGCGAAGTCTATGGGACCTGTTATGGACTTATTGCTTGGTTATTGGAAATACAAGCTACAATGTGGGAAAAGGATCTCTGAGGAGATTCCTAGAGCCTCTGACCATGCTGCTGAGCTTCAAAAGATTGCAGATGAGTTGACCTCTGTCGTGGTGGAGATGCTATTGAATTTTTGCACACACAGTGAAAGTTTGCTAAGTTTTATTTCAGGGAGAATGTACTCTTCGGTTGGTCTTTTGGACGCTCTGTTGAGGGCTGAGAGTTTCATGCATGATAGTGTTGTTGGAAAGCTCCATGAGTTACTTTTGAAATTGCTGGGTGAACCTGTATTTAAATATGAATTTGCAAAAGTATTTGTAAGATATTATCCTATGATTGTAGATGAAGCCATAAAAGAGTCAAGTGATACTGTATTCAAAAAATATCCGTTGCTGTCTACATTTTCTGTCCAAATTCTGACTGTGCCAACTCTGACACCGCGGCTAGTAGAGGAAATGAATCTGATGGACATGCTGTTGCAATGCTTAGAAAATATATTCGTTGCTTGTTCCAGAGATGATGGAAGGCTTCAG GTTTCTAAATGGGCGCCCTTGTATGAAACTTCTCTTCATGTGGTTGAAGATATTAGATTTGTGATGAGCCATGCTGTTGTACCCAAATATTTGTGCAACAGCCGGCGAGATTTAATTAAGACGTGGATGAGATTATTGGCTTCTGTGCAAGGTATGAATGCTCAAAATCGAGAAATGGGCAATCACATAGAAGAAGAAAATGAGAATGTTCATTTGCCTTTTGTATTATGTCACTCCATATCCAACATTCTCTCTCTTTTAGTGGTTGGGGCATTTTTAGTGAGTAGCAATTTGGATACTAGAGAGGAGAAAGCATACGAACTAGTGTGTGAAGACCAAGACAGCCCAAGACTTGCAAAGGTGGGAAGGCTGTCGCAGGAAAGTTACATCAGTAGTATTACAGGGAAGAGCTCGTCAGATGATTCCAAGACCGTGGACCGTTTCCCTGTACCATCGTCTGCTTTGTGGTTATTGCACGAGTGTCTGAGATCTATGGAAAATTGGTTGGGATTGGATAATACAGTTGGAACCCTTGGTGCCTCTTCCCTAAAAATAAGTAATTGTTCTGGTAATAATTTTTTTGCTCTGAAAAGAACTCTCTCTAAGTTTAGAAGAGGCAGATATATGTTTAAATCATCCGGTATATCCTATAGCGAGCTTTCTACTTCAAGTGAAGCTCATGATAGACAAAGTAACATGGGTATAGGGTCGGAATGCGGTGCTTCCACAGGGCAAGAAGCTgtttttgatgataatatgctAGAAGCAGAAAGCATCAGTGAACTGAAGAGGCTACGAGTCCTAAGTTTGTCAGGCTGGCCTGATATCACATTTGATGTTAGTTCACAAGAAATCTCAATAAATATTCCAATACATCGGCTGCTTTCAATGGTCTTACGAACTGCACTCAAAATATGTTACGGTGAATCTATCTCATCATCTTTTCTCAATGCTGGCTCTGCTGACCAATCTCTTGCCAGATCAAGTGACTTTCTTGGCCAGATTTTAGAAGGCTGCCACCCTTATGGGTTTTCTGCTTTTGTGATGGAGCATCCTTTGCGAATAAGGGTTTTCTGTGCCGAGGTACATGCTGGGATGTGGCACAGGAATGGTGATACTCCTATATTATTTAGCGAGTGGTATCGCTCAGTTCGATG GTCTGAACAGGGTCAGGAACTTGATCTCTTCTTGCTTCAGTGCTGTGCTGCATTAGCTCCAGCTGATCTTTTTGTCAAGAGAATTCTTGAACGTTTTGAGTTGGCAGACTACCTATCTCTGAACCTTGAGCAACCAAGCGA GCACAAACCAACTCTAGTAACAGAAATGCTTACTCTGATAATACAAATAGTGAAAGAAAGGAGATTTTGTGGGCTAACAACTGCTGAATGTTTGCAAAAAGAATTGGTGTATAAGCTTTCAATTGGAGATGCCACTCGGAGTCAGCTTGTTAAATCTCTTCCTCGAGATCTTGCCAAAattgataaaattcaagaaatatTAAATACAGTTGCTGAGTATTCACATCCATCTGGCATGACTCAG GGAACGTATAGACTTCTTTCGCCGTACTGGAAGGAGCTGGATTTATACCATCCTCGTTGGAATTATAGGGATCTACAGGTTGCTGAGGAAAGATACTCACGGTTCTGTAATGTTTCTGCATTGGAAAATCAACTTCCTAGATGGACAAAGATTTATTATCCTCTAAGGGGTTTAGCTAAAATCGCCACCTGCAGAACACTTGCTGAAATTGTTCGAGCAGTTCTGTTTTATGCTGTTCACTCTGAGAAACTTGTGGCATCACGTGCTTCAGATGCTGTTCTTTTAACGGGATTACATTTGTTGGCATTGGCCCTGGATGTATGTAGGGTTCATAAGGAATCTGGCGATCCTTTATGTTCTGTAGGTGATGTTATCCCATTTTTGGCATTTGCCACTGAAGAAGTATCCACAAGCAACGATGGTGATCAGAGTATTTTGTCACTCCTTGTCTCGTTGAGGAGAATGCATGAGAAAGAAAATGCAGAGAACTTTATGGAAGCTGTAAAATTTAGTATCTCATCTTTGGTATCAAGTCTACTCAATAAGTTTGCAGAGCTTGAACCTGGATGCATGACCAAATTGCATAAACTTGCGCCTGAAAGTGCCAATCATTTTATTAATTCTGTGGTAAATAATAGTTTCAAAGAGGCAGAGTCCACTTCTGAAAGTGAGAAGCTCAAAGCAAAATCTCGAGAAAGACAAGCTGCTATTTTG GAAAGGATGAGAGATCAACAGTCCAAGTTTTTGGAGAGCTTTAATACCAGTGCAGATGATGAGATGGATGGTGTCAAATCTGAGGGAGAAGTGTGTGATTCTGAAACTAAAAATCAAATACAAGATTCTGTTCAAGTCAGTTGCTCTCTCTGCCATGATCCCAAATCGAGAAGTCCTGTATCATTCTTAGTTCTTCTTCAG AAATCCCGGCTTCTGAGTTTTGTTGACAAAGGGCCTCCTTCTTGGGAACAAGTTACCCAGTCTGGCAAAGAGCATGTTTCTAGCATCCCCACTACTTATAATGGTATATTACTGGCCAATATCTCAGATGGTTCCAATGTGGTTTCATCTTCACAGTTGATTGATGTAGTTCAGAGTGCTTTAAACGATCTTGCTTCCTTGGGACAATCAGCGGAAGTTGATTGTTTTTTGCAATTTGTTAAGGCTAGATTCCCTTCCCTTAAGAATGTTCAGCTCCCTTGCATGTCAACAGACAAGGTGGAGGGGACACCGTCCTCTCTTGAGACATTTGAAGAACACATGTATCTGTTGATCAAGGGATCTCCATCCTGTTCAAAAAATTCAGATTCCCCAAATAAAGATGGAATTTTTTTAGCCTCTGAAAGTGACATGGAAAGAAGGGGCTGTGCCGAATCTCTTTTGTTGGGTAAATACATTGCTGCGCTATCTAAAGAACCAACAGATGGCCCCTCAGCCTCAAAGATTACTCGCTCTCGGAGTGATCGGTTGCAGTCAGAAGCCAATACATGGCATTTAGAACACGATAAATTTGGTCCTGCTGGTAGTGATGGGATTTATGTTTCTTCCTGCGGGCATGCAGTGCATCAAGGATGTCTTGATCGCTATTTATCATCACTCAGGGAAAG ATATACCAGAAGAATTGTCTTTGAAGGAGGGCACATTGTGGATCCAGATCAG GGCGAGTTTCTCTGTCCAGTGTGTAGAGGACTTGCAAACGCTGTCCTCCCAGCATTGCCTGGAGATCTGAGAAAGATTCCTCAGCCTTCAGTTGTTTCGACTAGAAATTTCATGGATGTTGGTTACCCTTCAACCTCGTCAGAGATGGTTGGTTCCCTACGTCTTCAAGATGCATTGTCACTAGTACAATCTGCCGCAAATGTTGCTGGAAGTAACGAGAATCTAGCAGCTTTTCCATCACGAAGTGTTAGTGTAATATCGAATCTTGAACCTATCCTTCGTCTGTTGTGTGGAGTGTACTATCCAGGCCAGGACAAGATTTTAGAAACTGGCAGGGTAAGCAACTCATTGATTCTGTGGGATACACTAAGGTACTCCCTCATATCAACTGAAATTGCTGCTCGGTCAAGAAAGAGTTCATTGAGTTCAAATTACAGCCTTGGCACATTGTATCGGGAACTTAACTCTTCTAGCGGTTTTATATTATCCTTGCTCATGGATTCTACTCAAAGCATTCGAACATCAAATTCTCTGACTGTCCTTTTAAGATTAAGAGGCATTCAGCTTTGTGCCAAGTCTTTATGTTATGGCGCTTCCCCAAACGAGTATTCCAGTCACCTTTGCCAACAAGGAG GTAGTATGCTTTATATATTAGACAATGCTGAAGCAGAAGTTCAGTATCCAGACACCCAGTTATGGAGACGCCTTTCTGAGCCCGTCCTTGCCTGTGATGCCTTTTCATCGTTAATGTGGACGCTCTTCTGTCTTCCGTGGCCAATTTTATCTTGCAAGGAATCATATATGTCTCTTGTTCATGCTTTTTATGTTGTTTCTGTGACTCAG GCTATACTTACATACTACAGAAAAAAACAAGGCATTATAAGTGGGTTGGGATGCCATGATTGTTTGATCACTGACATCGACAAAGCTGTGGGGGAATACGGAGAAATTGTGCAGTGTTTTGATTCCTATTATGTTGATGCTACTTATGGCATTTATGATTCAATCCGTAGCTTAACCTTTCCTTATTTGCGGAGATGTGCATTACTTTGGAAACTAATAAATTGTTCGAATTCAATCCCATTCAACGATGGGATTCAAACGTGGGATGGATCTCAATATGCAGAATGTGCTAATAACCCTGCGAAAGAGCTTCCTGAGGTTGAAAAGCTTGAGAAGATGTTCTGCATTCCCGCACTTGGTGTCATTATTGCTGATAAAAAATTGCGACTCACAGCTTCAAGATGGCTGCACCATTTTTCTGAAGCGTTAAGATTTCATAAATCCCAGTGTCTAGTGAGATGTACTCCTCCAGTCCCATTTAGGCTAATGCTTTTGCCTCATCTTTACCAGGATTTGCTGCAGAG GTATATCAAAAAGCGTTGTCCCGACTGTGGAGCTTTAAAGGAAGAGCCTGCTTTGTGCTTGCTGTGTGGTAAATTGTGCTCACCTAGCTGGAAAACATGCTGCAG GGAAACTGGTTGTCAGACTCATGCGATGGCCTGTGGTGCTGGTATTGGTGTATTCCTCTTGATTAGA AGAACTACTATCTTGCTTCAGAGATCTGCACGGCAGGCACCTTGGCCATCTCCCTACTTAGATGCATTTGGTGAAGAG GATGTTGAAATGCATAGAGGGAAACCattgtttttgaatgaagaacGATATGCAGCTTTGACTCATATG GTGGCTTCTCATGGGCTTGATCGGAGTTCAAAGGTTCTTCGGCAAACGACAACTGGTTCTTTTTTCCTGTTTTAG